CCTGGCAAGAGCTGCCACGCTCACCCCAACCAGAGCTGTGGGGTGTTTCCAGCTGAGGAACGGGAGGCTCCAAGAGGTTAAGGGgcttgccaaggtcacacaaggTCACAGGATGGGGCTGAGTGAGGCTGCCTGCCCCAGAGGCTCGGAGCTGCCAGGGACACTCACCACATTGCACGTTCACAGCCGGTCACGGGCACACGCACTcgtacaggcacacacacactcccacatgCACACGGGCACGTGTGCGCACAGGCAGGAGGCACGTACACTGACACTCGTCCTCACACATGCTCCACGTGCGTGTGCACTCACACGCACAGGTGAACATGGTCACGCACAGCTGTACACACACTCTTGCCCAACATGTGCAGGTACACCTGTGCACCCACCCACACACGTGTGCGCACAGCGCTCACACATGTGCATCTACGGGtatccacacatacacactcaccaAAGTGCTCACACAGGTGTGCACACATCCCACCACCCCCGGCCTGGGGGCAGGGCCCTGGGAACCCCAGTAGGGGTTCAACCGCTGGGCCACTGGCAGAGCCCTGGCCCCCCAGGGCCTCCACGAGAGCaggcctccccgcccccagcccctccaccccCGTGACCCTGTTTGCAATAAAAAGCCTGACGCTGAGACAGGAGAAAATTGCTCCTTTTTGAAATAACTGAATGGCCGGGCTGTTATCTCCCAGATGGAGAGAGCCCTTCCCCAGACCAGGCGCCCCGGGCACCCCTCCCCGACCCGGCAGCTCCCGCCTCACtcagccccacctccacccttgGGGACAGGGTCCTTGGAGGACACCCCTCATAAAGCACGGACACCTCCCCCCATAGAGAGGGAGCAGGAAGGCCCACCCAGGACCCCAGAGCAGGGCCCCGGCAGAGCCTGGGGCTGGGGATGGGTGGGGAGAAGCTCCCACGCCACCCGCTCTTGTTATCCATGGGGACGGGGCACAGAGGGCCTGGCCACACCCCCGGCacccactttgctgtacaggttCAAAGCAGGCCTGGGGCTGCCTGGCTTCACCCGCACAGGACTGAGGGAGGCCTCAAAAGTCAAGGACCCTTCAAAGGACGTGAAAGAAAATTCACACTAGACAGAACGCACTCAGAGGCTCCCAGAGGAGGCAGTACCACCTTACACTTACTACATGAGCAATCTAAAAaccagggagaaagagagggagggacaaaAAGACAGAGGGAAAAACAGTCTGGGTGGGCCTGAGGGGTGGGCCCAGCAGCTCCAGCCCCCATGAACCCCAGAGAAGCCTTTCCCAGCCCCCACGAAGCCCTGCTGAAGCCCAGCCCTGGATGCCGGCTTTCAGCCTGGAGCATCCCCAGGAAGGAAGCAGCAGTGATGTTTACTGCAGTCTTATCTGTGGCCTCAAAAAAATTGCAAGTGGCAACAGTCAAATGCAAACCTCCCGAACATCCCCACTAATTAAGGAGCACGGTCGTCAATCACAGGGTCAGCCCTGCGGAATATTACGCAGCCATTAAAGCTGATGATTCAGAAGATGGCAGCAGGGGAGGACGCTGGCCACGCGGTTCTGAGCAAGCAAGTTTCCTCCTCGCCGGGAGCAGGTCGAAGGGAGGCTGAGGGGTGGGCGGATGCCAGCTCAGCTTCTGGAAAGAATCTCCCccccttttattttattcctgtGCGTGCACCCTGGGTAATAAATAATGTCTGTGCTTATCTCAGGACCATGTCCCCGTAAATGAAGACTGCAGCGCACGCCTTGAGCCCTGACTCCCAGCCAGAGACTCAGCATCAGACAAGAAAGAATGAGGAGGCAGCTCCAGGCTCACCGACGCCCAGGGCGGGGAGGGTGCGGCAGGGCCCAGGGCGGGCCCTGGTCTCGGGGGGCCCAGGGCCCCGTGCACCTGGTCCAAGGGCTGGGCCTCCGCGGGTGGCggggagaggaagcagagagggagGTGGTGGTCTCTGCCCCAAGAACCCCAGGGGGAGAGGGCTGGGTTGGGAGACCCAGGAGGCCTGGCCCCCCACCCGCCCAGGAGTCCCCCTGCCAAAGCCCAGAGGAAGCAGCTGGCGCTCTGGCGAGGCTGCCTGTCTTCTCCAGCCTCCGGGAGGCCAGACGGGAAGGACTCACTTCCACTCGCCTCTCTCTACTTCCCACCCTCCAGGAGGGCAGAAAGGGCCCCGCCTCAATCCTGAGACGAAGCTCACAGGAGCGCTGTGGCCGTGGGGATGAGCCGTGGAGGACCACGAGGCACGTGCGGTTCCGAGAGCCCCTGGAGGTGGCCGTCCACTGTAAGAGAGGAGGCGAGCGGGCCGCAGCGGGGCGGGCAGGGGCTCGCGGAGGGCCACGGCGGGGCCCGCAGTCATGGCCCTGCCCTCACAGTAAAACCCAGGCCCGTGGGGTCGGTCAGGACTGAGTGGCCGTCAAGAAAACCACAACCGAAAGGAAACCTAGAACCAGAGCCGCCTGGGCCATCCCTGTCTTCTTGAGGAAAGGCCGGAGGGCAGGGGTCCCCGCGCCCACCCACTCTTCCCTCCCGCATCCCGaagctcctccctgcccctcacccttCACTGCTCACCTCCCCAGTCCTCCCCACTCCTGCCCAGCACCCCAGGGCCACCCCAGAGCCCACTCTGTACCCCTGCCCCGTCCACCCCTGCCCAGCTCACTCCTCACTCCCTGCCCGTGGGCCACAGCCCTGTGTCAGCTAACGATGCCTTGTGACGAATACCACAGACTTAGCCGCTTCAGCAACCCGCGCTGATGGTCCCAGCAGCCCTGTGGGTCGGGGCCCCGGGCACAGCCACGGCAGCCCTCCCTCAGGGAGGTGGCCATCAGGGAGTCAGCCAGCACCGGGCCTcacccagggcccagggccctgGTGCAAGCACACGGGGGTTATTACAGAATTCACGTCCTCCAAGCTCCACCTCCAAAGGCAGCAGAGGAGCCTCTCCCCGACCTCCAGACCCTCTGCCCAGAGAGCTCGTCCGATGGGGCCAGGCCCACCCAAGACCCCGTCTCTTGACTCGGTGCCCCATGGGGATTCCCGTCGGAGCTGCGGGACCCTGGCCCCTCTGCCGTGTCCTGCTGGTGGAAGCGTGTCACAGGCCCCCACGCTAAGAAGCGGGGGCCACACAAAGGCAGGGACCCAGCGGGGGTGGAGGCATCTTAGATTCTGCTGCCACGGCCCCTAAGGACGGGACTCCGAGTCCTGCCGAGCTGTGAGTACAGCTCGCCGCCCCGACACATGTCAGCGTCTCCTGTGGAGGCCGGTGTAACCAGCGGGAGAGGCCTCCACCAGGGCCCCTGCCCCGACACtcagctgcccctccctcccagaTCGGCCCCACCTCCAGGAGCTCCCGAATCCCGAAAGCAAAGACCCTCAGACGGGGAGTCAGGGCCCGGTCAGCATTGGCCTGGGGCCTCCAGTGAGCCGAGCAGGATGGATAGGAGGCCAGGCGTCCAGCCACCCTCACCCCAGGACCCCTGCAGActccacacacaccccttccccgGGACCCCCAGGAGGCGCCCAGCATCTGGAAGCTGAAACCTGAAGCCTAAGAGGCTGGGTGGGACCCCAGGGGGGCACTGGCAGAGAGGCCAGCCAGGGGGTGGACCACCCGGCCAGGTCAGGACCTTCGGGAGCTCGTCTCCATCGGCAAAGCAGGGAGCTCTGTCTGACCTGGTCAGACTCAGGGTCCTCAGGAGGGAGACTGACGGGGGACGCCCTGGGGGAGCCTGGCTGGTGAAGTGGGCTCACCTTCTGAGAGGGGAGGCGCCTCCCTGCCCAAGCCCACTCTCACTCTCCTCCCCAGACATCGCCTGCAGGGAGCCCACCGCCGCTGCCCAGCGTAAGTTTAGAGCCTTCACCCTCGACCCCCAGAGGCCCCGCCCCCACGGCTCCAGCACCCCCGACCCTGGCAGGGCCCCGCCCTCAGCTGGGGTCCCTGATGGACACGGGTGGGCAGCAGCTCCCCAGGGCCGCCCTCTGCCCCTCACTGCCCCCCGCGGGAGGGCGCAGGGCGGGGTGCCCAGAGCAGGCCCCCGTCGCAAGGAGCCCACTGGCCAGAGAGGGATAGGGAGACCCAGGCCCCCGGGGACCTTGGGGGTCACTGAGCTGCCATGAGCTGCCAGCCCCTGCGGGAGCCCCGCAGGGTCCGCACCGGCCCCCGCCGGTGGGAGGAGGGGCGCCCGCGGGGTCCCTGCCGGGGCCGGGGTCAGGCCTGCTGGCTGTGCTAACCTCCCCGCTCTGCCCCCAGCGCCCAGCCGGCCACGGCCCCGTGGCAGCTCCCTGCTTCTGTG
This window of the Budorcas taxicolor isolate Tak-1 chromosome 21, Takin1.1, whole genome shotgun sequence genome carries:
- the C21H14orf180 gene encoding nutritionally-regulated adipose and cardiac enriched protein homolog, translating into MKTAAHALSPDSQPETQHQTRKNEEAAPGSPTPRAGREGRKGPASILRRSSQERCGRGDEPWRTTRHVRFREPLEVAVHYIACREPTAAAQPPSRPRPRGSSLLLWLTTCILLALVLGVCCGQAGPVAGALEDIRARLLAALLRLRLAALDCWRCLLQL